A genomic window from Bubalus bubalis isolate 160015118507 breed Murrah chromosome 11, NDDB_SH_1, whole genome shotgun sequence includes:
- the LOC112588009 gene encoding olfactory receptor 4F3/4F16/4F29-like, which produces MNHSMVSEFVFLGLTNSWEIQLLLFMFSSVFYMASMLGNSLIVLTVMRNPHLHSPMYFLLASLSITDLGVSSVISPKMICDIFRKHKVISFGGCIAQIFFIHIIGGVEMVLLIAMAFDRYVAICKPLHYFTIMSRKMCLLLLVAAWIIGFIHSVVQLGFVVKLPICGPNIIDSFYCDFPRFIKLACTDTFRLESMVTTNSGFISLGSFFILIVSYIFILITVRKHSSGSSSKALSTLSTHVMVVILFFGPCIFVYIWPHSTSHLDKFLVVFDTVLTPFLNSVIYTLRNKEMKVAMKKLCSQFIIYRRIS; this is translated from the coding sequence ATGAATCACTCCATGGTGTCAGAGTTTGTGTTCCTGGGactcaccaactcctgggagaTCCAACTTCTCCTCTTCATGTTCTCTTCCGTCTTTTACATGGCCAGCATGCTAGGAAACTCCCTCATTGTTCTCACTGTGATGAGGAACCCTCACTTACACTCCCCCATGTACTTTCTGTTAGCCAGCCTCTCCATCACCGACCTGGGAGTTTCTTCTGTAATTTCTCCCAAGATGATTTGTgacatttttagaaaacataaagtCATCTCCTTTGGAGGCTGCATCGCACAAATCTTCTTCATCCATATCATTGGTGGTGTGGAGATGGTGCTTCTTATCGCCATGGCCTTTGACAGATATGTTGCCATATGTAAGCCTCTCCACTATTTCACTATTATGAGCAGAAAAATGTGTCTTCTGCTTCTTGTGGCTGCATGGATAATTGGCTTTATTCACTCTGTGGTTCAACTGGGTTTTGTTGTAAAATTGCCAATCTGTGGCCCTAATATAATTGATAGCTTTTACTGTGACTTTCCTCGGTTCATCAAACTTGCCTGCACAGACACCttcaggctagagtccatggtcACAACCAACAGTGGATTCATATCCCTGGGATCATTCTTCATATTGATTGTCTCCTACATTTTTATCCTCATCACTGTTCGGAAACACTCTTCAGGTAGCTCATCTAAGGCCCTCTCCACTTTGTCAACTCATGTCATGGTGGTGATTTTGTTCTTCGGTCCTTGCATCTTTGTTTACATCTGGCCTCACTCCACGTCACACCTGGACAAATTCCTTGTTGTTTTTGATACAGTTCTCACCCCTTTTTTAAATTCAGTCATCTATACATTgaggaacaaagaaatgaaagtggcAATGAAGAAATTATGCAGTCAATTTATTATTTACAGAAGGATTTCTTAA
- the LOC102394375 gene encoding olfactory receptor 4F3/4F16/4F29-like, translating to MLTKLMDGANQSVVSEFVLLGLTNSWEIQLLLFVFSSTFYVASMMGNSLIILTVTCDPHLHSPMYFLLANLSFIDLGVSSVTSPKMIYDLFRKHRVISFRGCIAQIFFIHIVGGVEMMLLIAMAFDRYVAICKPLHYLTIMNPRKCISFLVAAWIIGFLHSMVQLPFVVNLPFCGPNVLDSFYCDLPRLIKLACVDTYQLEFMVMTNSGFISIGSIFILIISYTVIILTVQKHSSGSSSKALSTLSAHITAVALFFGPLIFIYTWPFPSTHLDKFLAIFYAVLTPFLNPVIYTFRNQEMKVAMRRVCRQLLSYRKISLVMPVL from the coding sequence ATGCTAACAAAGCTAATGGATGGAGCAAATCAGTCTGTGGTGTCAGAGTTTGTGCTCCTGGGACTTACCAACTCCTGGGAGATCCAGCTACTTCTGTTTGTGTTCTCATCCACATTTTATGTGGCAAGCATGATGGGAAACTCTCTCATTATTCTCACTGTGACTTGTGACCCTCACTTACACTCTCCCATGTACTTTCTGTTGGCCAACCTCTCCTTCATTGACCTGGGAGTTTCTTCTGTCACTTCTCCCAAGATGATTTATGACCTTTTCAGAAAGCATAGAGTCATCTCCTTTAGAGGCTGCATCGCTCAAATCTTCTTCATCCACATCGTTGGTGGTGTGGAGATGATGCTGCTCATAGCCATGGCCTTTGACAGATATGTTGCAATATGTAAGCCTCTCCATTATCTGACCATCATGAACCCTAGAAAGTGCATCTCCTTTTTAGTGGCTGCCTGGATAATAGGCTTTCTCCACTCCATGGTTCAGCTGCCTTTTGTAGTAAACTTACCCTTCTGTGGCCCAAATGTGTTGGACAGCTTTTACTGTGACCTTCCTCGGTTGATCAAACTTGCTTGTGTAGACACATACCAACTAGAGTTCATGGTCATGACCAACAGTGGATTCATCTCTATTGGCTCCATCTTCATTCTGATAATTTCCTACACTGTCATCATTCTCACTGTTCAGAAACACTCTTCAGGTAGTTCATCTAAGGCTCTGTCCACACTTTCAGCTCACATCACTGCAGTAGCTCTGTTCTTTGGTCCTTTGATTTTTATCTATACatggccatttccttccacaCATCTGGATAAGTTTTTGGCCATCTTTTATGCAGTTCTCACTCCTTTCCTGAATCCAGTCATTTATACATTCAGGAATCAAGAAATGAAAGTGGCAATGAGGAGAGTATGCAGACAGTTGCTGAGTTATAGAAAGATCTCTTTAGTGATGCCTGTATTGTAA